The Actinocatenispora sera genome has a window encoding:
- a CDS encoding S66 family peptidase encodes MIVRYPRPLQPGDRIGVTAPSAGVADPLRPRLDFCCSVLRDRGYQVVVGDCIRADRYVSAPVADRAAELTGMLADPTIRAVVPPWGGELAVDLLPLLDFTAIGAAEPTWLVGFSDISTLLTPLTLRTGVATVHGNNLMDTPYETPAGLVNWLELVTLPAGGSIEQVSPGRYRRPGFDDWTKDPTVTAMPLTEPGAWRRLDGDGPVEVSGRLIGGCVETMSAVAGSVYGDLTGFARQYAPDGLLVYVEAVEDNAFSIARQLHGMRLSGFFDAANAVLVGRTRAPDAPGFSQGDAVLDALGGLGVPILADVECGHVAPYLPLVNGARATVRYAAGSGRIEQTLD; translated from the coding sequence ATGATCGTCCGCTACCCCCGTCCGCTGCAGCCCGGCGACCGGATCGGCGTCACCGCGCCGTCCGCCGGCGTCGCCGACCCGCTGCGCCCCCGGCTCGACTTCTGCTGCTCGGTGCTGCGCGACCGCGGCTACCAGGTCGTCGTCGGCGACTGCATCCGAGCCGACCGGTACGTCAGCGCGCCGGTCGCCGACCGGGCCGCCGAGCTGACCGGGATGCTCGCCGATCCGACGATCCGGGCCGTCGTGCCCCCGTGGGGCGGTGAACTGGCCGTCGACCTGCTCCCGCTACTGGACTTCACGGCGATCGGGGCGGCCGAACCGACCTGGCTGGTCGGGTTCTCCGACATCTCCACGCTGCTCACCCCGCTGACGCTGCGCACCGGCGTCGCCACCGTGCACGGCAACAACCTGATGGACACTCCGTACGAGACGCCGGCCGGGCTGGTGAACTGGCTGGAGCTCGTCACGCTGCCGGCCGGCGGGTCGATCGAGCAGGTGTCCCCCGGCCGGTACCGGCGGCCCGGCTTCGACGACTGGACGAAGGACCCGACGGTCACCGCGATGCCGCTGACCGAGCCGGGCGCCTGGCGCCGGCTGGACGGCGACGGTCCGGTCGAGGTCTCCGGGCGGTTGATCGGCGGCTGCGTCGAGACGATGTCCGCGGTGGCCGGCAGCGTGTACGGGGACCTCACCGGCTTCGCCCGGCAGTACGCGCCGGACGGGCTGCTGGTGTACGTCGAAGCGGTCGAGGACAACGCGTTCTCGATCGCCCGGCAGTTGCACGGGATGCGGCTGTCCGGCTTCTTCGACGCCGCCAACGCCGTGCTGGTCGGCCGGACCCGCGCGCCGGATGCACCGGGCTTCAGCCAGGGCGACGCGGTGCTCGATGCGCTCGGCGGCCTGGGCGTACCGATCCTCGCCGACGTCGAGTGCGGCCACGTGGCGCCGTACCTGCCGCTGGTCAACGGCGCCCGGGCCACCGTGCGGTACGCCGCCGGCAGCGGCCGGATCGAGCAGACCCTGGATTGA
- a CDS encoding transglycosylase domain-containing protein: MPSTARRSGLTSLMTLLLCGVAAGLVVAAVAFPASALSGLALRAAGGSWDDLPAALKSPPTLQASYLYANDGTTLITTFYDENRKAVSLSAIAPVMRKAIVAAEDTRFYQHGGVDPRGVLRALVANGSSGAVSQGASTLTMQYVRNVLKTDPSLTPQERADATKDTVGRKIQEMQYATALEQRLSKDEILRRYLNIAYFGHGAYGIYAASRTYFSVPPNRLTLRQAALLAGLVQSPDADNPVTGDRKAALQRRSYVLDSMAKAGDITRGQARKAKASPLALNPSATPNDCVSVPANHNDWGFFCDYVKQWWDAQPAFGRTVAQREQALRQGGYKIVTSLDPDTQREALDQSLSVYDYDNARALPIAVVQPGTGKVSALAVNRHFSLAKNPDGQNGYPNTTAQLIAGGGGVDGYQAGSTFKMFTMLAALSAGKPLSTGFDAPGRLQTKWPDSGPASCGGYYCPGNDNPSWMDGYRTMWTGFGRSVNTYFVWLEEQIGADKAVAMAKKLGITFRADSDAQRAAHEADSWGSFTLGVADTTPLDLANAYATVAAQGKYCAPTPIVSITDAHGDRVSAGGPDCHRAVSKGVAAAAADAARCPVGQQAAGGHCDGGTATEVGSILSGRSVGGKTGSSENNATETFVGFTPQIAAAGIAANPSDPSDYVGSGVSAAVDRAVAQTMRTALRGTTSTELPAPPARLTGD; the protein is encoded by the coding sequence ATGCCGAGCACGGCACGACGGTCCGGCCTGACCAGCCTGATGACCCTGCTGCTGTGCGGCGTGGCGGCCGGCCTGGTCGTCGCGGCGGTGGCGTTCCCGGCCAGCGCGCTGTCCGGCCTCGCGCTGCGTGCCGCGGGCGGCTCCTGGGACGACCTGCCCGCCGCGCTCAAGTCACCGCCCACCCTCCAGGCGTCCTACCTCTACGCCAACGACGGCACGACGCTGATCACCACCTTCTACGACGAGAACCGCAAGGCGGTGTCGCTGTCGGCGATCGCGCCGGTGATGCGCAAGGCGATCGTGGCCGCCGAGGACACCCGGTTCTACCAGCACGGCGGGGTCGATCCCCGCGGCGTGCTGCGGGCGCTGGTGGCGAACGGCTCGTCCGGCGCGGTCAGCCAGGGCGCCTCCACGCTGACCATGCAGTACGTGCGCAACGTGCTCAAGACCGATCCGAGCCTGACCCCGCAGGAGCGCGCCGACGCCACCAAGGACACCGTCGGCCGCAAGATCCAGGAGATGCAGTACGCGACGGCGCTGGAGCAGCGGCTGTCCAAGGACGAGATCCTGCGCCGCTACCTCAACATCGCCTACTTCGGCCACGGCGCGTACGGCATCTACGCGGCCAGCCGCACCTACTTCTCGGTACCGCCGAACCGGCTCACGCTGCGGCAGGCGGCGCTGCTCGCCGGGCTGGTGCAGTCGCCCGACGCCGACAACCCGGTCACCGGCGACCGCAAGGCCGCGCTGCAACGTCGCAGCTACGTGCTCGACTCGATGGCCAAGGCCGGCGACATCACCCGCGGCCAGGCGCGGAAGGCGAAGGCGTCGCCGCTCGCGCTGAACCCCAGTGCCACGCCGAACGACTGCGTGTCGGTGCCGGCGAACCACAACGACTGGGGGTTCTTCTGCGACTACGTCAAGCAGTGGTGGGACGCGCAGCCCGCGTTCGGCCGGACCGTCGCCCAGCGCGAGCAGGCGCTCCGGCAGGGCGGGTACAAGATCGTCACCTCGCTGGACCCAGACACCCAGCGCGAGGCGCTGGACCAGTCGCTGTCGGTGTACGACTACGACAACGCCCGCGCGCTGCCGATCGCGGTCGTGCAGCCCGGTACCGGGAAGGTCAGCGCGCTCGCGGTCAACCGGCACTTCAGCCTGGCGAAGAACCCGGACGGCCAGAACGGGTACCCGAACACCACGGCGCAGCTGATCGCCGGCGGCGGTGGCGTCGACGGGTACCAGGCCGGGTCGACGTTCAAGATGTTCACCATGCTGGCGGCGCTGAGCGCGGGCAAGCCGCTGTCCACCGGGTTCGACGCGCCCGGCCGGCTGCAGACGAAGTGGCCGGACTCGGGGCCGGCGAGCTGCGGCGGCTACTACTGCCCGGGCAACGACAACCCGTCCTGGATGGACGGCTACCGCACCATGTGGACCGGCTTCGGCCGGTCGGTCAACACCTACTTCGTCTGGCTGGAGGAACAGATCGGGGCCGACAAGGCGGTGGCGATGGCGAAGAAGCTCGGCATCACCTTCCGCGCCGACTCCGACGCCCAGCGGGCCGCGCACGAGGCCGACTCGTGGGGCTCGTTCACCCTCGGCGTCGCGGACACCACCCCGCTGGACCTGGCCAACGCGTACGCGACCGTTGCCGCGCAGGGGAAGTACTGCGCGCCGACGCCGATCGTCTCGATCACCGACGCGCACGGCGACAGGGTCTCCGCCGGTGGACCGGACTGCCACCGGGCGGTGAGCAAGGGGGTCGCCGCGGCCGCGGCCGACGCGGCGCGCTGCCCGGTCGGCCAGCAGGCGGCCGGCGGCCACTGCGACGGCGGTACCGCGACCGAGGTGGGCAGCATCCTGTCCGGCCGCTCGGTCGGCGGCAAGACCGGCTCCTCGGAGAACAACGCCACGGAGACGTTCGTCGGGTTCACCCCGCAGATCGCGGCCGCCGGCATCGCCGCGAACCCGTCCGACCCGTCCGACTACGTCGGCTCCGGCGTGTCCGCCGCGGTCGACCGGGCGGTGGCGCAGACCATGCGTACCGCCCTGCGGGGCACCACCTCGACCGAACTGCCCGCCCCACCGGCCAGGCTCACCGGCGACTGA
- a CDS encoding glycoside hydrolase family 10 protein gives MPPSGPDLPERLLGTPLTRRRLGTLAAGTALAAGVAAIPGMLLPTAARAQPPAPAGATVDPDAPLRQLRAMWIASVVNIDWPSATGLPAAEQRAQLTAWFDLAVRLRFNAVVLQVRPTADAFWPSPYEPWSQYLTGAQGVDPGYDPLAFAVEEAHKRNLQLHAWFNPYRVSMQTDPSKLVESHPARRHPDWVFAYGPKLYYNPGIPEVRRFVEDAILDALRYDIDAVHFDDYFYPYPVAGQELPDADTFATYGAGFDDIGDWRRHNIDLLISEMYQRIHARKPHVQFGVSPFGIWRNAASDPAGSDTGGTESYNANYADTRKWVKQGWLDYINPQIYWNIGLAVADYAKLTPWWAEQVRDTPVKLYIGEATYKVGAAGQPAAWQDQAELSRHLDLDAQYPEVAGNVYFSATEVRADTLGATSRLVADHYQHPALPPAMPRLDPRAPGRPQLTHAVRTGDGVSLRFHPTGSLRPISYAIFRFDGRGARPVVDAGNLIATVRATGHAQRWTDTTAGTGTHSYAVLALSPTEVASPLSATRTVH, from the coding sequence ATGCCCCCGTCAGGTCCCGACCTGCCCGAGCGGTTGCTCGGCACCCCGCTGACCCGCCGCCGGCTCGGTACGCTCGCCGCCGGCACCGCCCTCGCCGCCGGCGTCGCCGCCATCCCCGGCATGCTGCTGCCCACCGCCGCCCGGGCCCAACCGCCCGCCCCGGCCGGCGCCACCGTCGACCCCGACGCGCCGCTGCGGCAGCTGCGCGCGATGTGGATCGCCAGCGTCGTCAACATCGACTGGCCGTCCGCGACCGGGCTGCCCGCCGCCGAACAACGCGCCCAGCTCACCGCCTGGTTCGACCTCGCCGTACGGCTGCGCTTCAACGCGGTGGTGCTGCAGGTGCGGCCGACCGCCGACGCGTTCTGGCCCTCCCCGTACGAACCGTGGTCGCAGTACCTGACCGGCGCCCAGGGCGTCGACCCCGGCTACGACCCGCTGGCGTTCGCGGTCGAGGAGGCACACAAGCGCAACCTGCAGCTGCACGCCTGGTTCAACCCGTACCGGGTGAGCATGCAGACCGACCCGAGCAAGCTGGTGGAGTCGCATCCGGCCCGCCGCCACCCGGACTGGGTCTTCGCCTACGGCCCCAAGCTCTACTACAACCCCGGCATCCCCGAGGTACGGCGGTTCGTCGAGGACGCGATCCTCGACGCGCTGCGCTACGACATCGACGCCGTGCACTTCGACGACTACTTCTACCCGTACCCGGTGGCCGGGCAGGAGCTGCCGGACGCCGACACGTTCGCCACCTACGGCGCGGGCTTCGACGACATCGGCGACTGGCGCCGGCACAACATCGACCTGCTGATCAGCGAGATGTACCAGCGCATCCACGCCCGCAAGCCGCACGTGCAGTTCGGGGTGAGCCCGTTCGGCATCTGGCGCAACGCCGCCAGCGACCCGGCCGGCTCGGACACCGGCGGCACCGAGTCGTACAACGCCAACTACGCCGACACCCGCAAGTGGGTCAAGCAGGGCTGGCTGGACTACATCAACCCGCAGATCTACTGGAACATCGGGCTGGCGGTCGCCGACTACGCGAAGCTCACCCCGTGGTGGGCCGAACAGGTGCGCGACACCCCGGTCAAGCTCTACATCGGCGAGGCGACCTACAAGGTCGGCGCCGCCGGTCAGCCGGCCGCCTGGCAGGACCAGGCCGAGCTGTCCCGCCACCTCGACCTCGACGCGCAGTACCCGGAGGTGGCCGGAAACGTCTACTTCTCCGCGACCGAGGTGCGTGCCGACACGCTCGGCGCGACCAGCCGGCTGGTCGCCGACCACTACCAGCACCCGGCGCTGCCGCCGGCGATGCCGCGGCTGGACCCGCGCGCGCCGGGACGCCCGCAGCTGACCCACGCGGTACGCACCGGCGACGGGGTGAGCCTGCGGTTCCACCCGACCGGGTCGCTGCGCCCCATCAGCTACGCGATCTTCCGGTTCGACGGCCGCGGTGCGCGACCGGTCGTCGACGCCGGCAACCTGATCGCGACGGTACGGGCCACCGGGCACGCGCAGCGCTGGACCGACACCACCGCCGGTACCGGCACGCACAGCTACGCGGTACTGGCACTGAGCCCCACCGAGGTGGCGAGCCCGCTGTCCGCCACCCGTACGGTGCACTGA
- a CDS encoding SigE family RNA polymerase sigma factor has protein sequence MGRRDDAFTAYYQARAASMRRTAYLLCGDWHTAEDLVQTAYTKLYLAWHRVSAHDRLDQYVRRIVVRSFLDEKRRGSRREYPTDAVPDVAIDASAPEERMVLAAALGRVASRQRAVLVLRFWEDLSVAETAELLGITEGTVKSHTARGLETLRRALPERYSIGAGDPA, from the coding sequence ATGGGCCGACGCGACGACGCGTTCACCGCGTACTACCAGGCGCGCGCGGCGTCGATGCGGCGCACCGCGTACCTGCTGTGCGGCGACTGGCACACCGCCGAGGACCTGGTCCAGACCGCGTACACGAAGCTCTACCTCGCCTGGCACCGGGTGTCGGCGCACGACCGGCTCGACCAGTACGTGCGGCGCATCGTGGTGCGCTCCTTCCTGGACGAGAAGCGCCGCGGGTCGCGCCGCGAGTACCCGACCGACGCGGTACCCGACGTCGCGATCGACGCCTCCGCGCCGGAGGAGCGGATGGTGCTCGCGGCGGCGCTCGGCCGGGTGGCGAGCCGGCAGCGGGCCGTGCTGGTGCTGCGGTTCTGGGAGGACCTGTCGGTGGCGGAGACCGCCGAGCTGCTCGGTATCACCGAGGGCACGGTGAAGAGCCACACCGCACGCGGGCTGGAGACCCTGCGCCGGGCGCTGCCCGAGCGCTACTCGATCGGCGCGGGAGATCCGGCATGA